A region of Argentina anserina chromosome 5, drPotAnse1.1, whole genome shotgun sequence DNA encodes the following proteins:
- the LOC126795434 gene encoding elicitor-responsive protein 3-like, with protein MPQGTLDVQLINAKGLKNTEFFGKMDPYVILRCKNQEKRSKVAASQGTKSEWNEKFVFRVTEGITELKLTIMDKDTGTRDDFVGELSIPLKTLFQEGKFPPMKYNVLRNNKYHGEIKVGLSFTPFSKRKVRDTKEETVTLGPAVRDREHHVTDFSGRETLVRIIGIVSHSSVCL; from the exons atgccTCAAGGAACCCTAGATGTTCAACTTATCAATGCCAAGGGTCTAAAGAACACAGAGTTCTTTGGTAAGATGGACCCGTACGTCATCCTCCGGTGCAAAAACCAGGAGAAAAGGAGCAAAGTGGCAGCAT CGCAGGGGACTAAATCAGAATGGAATGAGAAGTTTGTTTTCCGAGTAACTGAGGGTATTACTGAACTCAAATTGACGATCATGGATAAGGACACGGGTACCAGAGATGATTTTGTAGGAGAATTAAG CATTCCACTAAAAACATTGTTCCAAGAAGGAAAATTCCCACCAATGAAATACAATGTATTAAGGAACAATAAGTACCACGGAGAGATTAAAGTTGGCCTTAGCTTCACTCCTTTT tCAAAGAGGAAGGTTAGGGATACCAAGGAGGAGACTGTTACTCTTGGACCTGCTGTCCGTGACAGAGAGCAT CATGTGACTGATTTTTCTGGGAGGGAAACTCTGGTTCGCATCATTGGTATTGTTTCCCACTCCTCTGTTTGTTTATAA
- the LOC126794587 gene encoding thaumatin-like protein 1: MKFLAIFQMPLILIFFFLSSFFFISSNAATFEIRNECPYTVWAAASPGGGRRLERGQSWILNVAAGTSMARIWGRTGCNFDGSGRGRCATGDCGALVCNGWGVPPNTLAEYALNQFGNMDFIDISLVDGFNIPMDFSPTTGRCRGIRCTADINGQCPGELRVPGGCNNPCTVYKTNEYCCTNGQGTCGPTNLSKFFKARCPDAYSYPQDDPTSTFTCPGGTNYRVVFCPLGTPGNFPLKMVGDKSEE, encoded by the coding sequence ATGAAGTTCTTGGCCATTTTCCAAATGCCTCTCATCTTgatcttctttttcttaagttccttcttcttcatctcctcCAATGCAGCCACTTTTGAAATCCGTAACGAGTGCCCTTACACTGTCTGGGCAGCCGCTTCTCCCGGTGGAGGACGCCGCCTGGAGCGTGGCCAGAGCTGGATACTAAACGTTGCCGCAGGGACGAGCATGGCTCGCATATGGGGACGTACAGGTTGCAATTTTGATGGTAGTGGCCGTGGCCGTTGTGCCACGGGAGATTGTGGTGCCTTGGTGTGCAACGGATGGGGAGTCCCTCCCAACACCTTGGCAGAATATGCCCTTAACCAATTCGGCAACATGGACTTCATTGACATCTCCTTAGTCGATGGCTTCAACATTCCGATGGACTTTAGCCCAACCACAGGCCGGTGTAGGGGAATCCGGTGCACAGCGGACATCAACGGGCAGTGTCCTGGAGAGTTGAGGGTACCTGGTGGGTGCAATAACCCTTGCACTGTATATAAGACCAATGAATATTGCTGTACAAATGGGCAGGGGACCTGTGGACCGACCAATTTGTCAAAGTTTTTCAAGGCTAGGTGCCCGGATGCTTATAGTTATCCTCAAGATGATCCTACTAGCACATTTACATGCCCTGGTGGGACGAACTATAGGGTTGTGTTTTGCCCTTTAGGAACCCCTGGTAATTTCCCTTTGAAGATGGTGGGTGACAAGAGCGAGGAGTAA
- the LOC126794625 gene encoding thaumatin-like protein, with product MSLLKDLLTVLSIQWMITLYFSASTVNAATFTILNNCPFTVWAGAVPGGGRQLNSGQTWILNVNAGTQGARIWPRTGCNFDGAGRGRCQTGDCGGLLQCQAFGQPPNTLAEYALNQFNNLDFFDISLIDGFNVAMDFSPTSNGCTRGIRCTADINGQCPAQLKAPGGCNNPCTVFKTNEYCCNTGPCGPTDLSRFFKSRCQDAYSYPKDDPTSTFTCPGGTNYKVVFCP from the coding sequence ATGAGCCTTCTCAAAGACCTCCTTACTGTTTTGTCCATCCAATGGATGATCACCCTCTACTTTTCTGCGTCAACCGTTAATGCAGCGACCTTCACAATCCTAAACAACTGCCCCTTCACTGTTTGGGCTGGCGCAGTGCCAGGCGGTGGCAGACAACTTAACTCTGGTCAAACATGGATTCTAAACGTAAATGCCGGAACTCAAGGAGCTCGCATTTGGCCCCGAACAGGTTGCAACTTTGATGGAGCCGGACGTGGAAGATGCCAGACCGGTGACTGTGGCGGTCTCCTCCAATGCCAAGCCTTTGGCCAACCCCCAAACACCCTCGCCGAATATGCACTCAACCAATTCAACAACTTGGATTTCTTTGATATCTCTCTGATTGATGGGTTCAATGTTGCAATGGACTTTAGTCCCACCTCTAACGGCTGCACCAGGGGTATCAGATGCACGGCGGATATTAATGGACAGTGTCCGGCGCAGTTGAAGGCTCCCGGTGGATGTAACAATCCGTGCACCGTGTTCAAAACCAATGAGTATTGTTGTAATACTGGACCCTGTGGTCCTACAGACCTCTCTAGGTTTTTCAAAAGTCGCTGCCAGGACGCATATAGTTACCCTAAGGATGATCCAACAAGCACATTTACTTGCCCTGGTGGTACAAACTATAAGGTTGTGTTCTGCCCTTGA